A region from the Rhodospirillaceae bacterium genome encodes:
- a CDS encoding urease accessory protein UreF, which produces MELNSDIQILQNWFSPSFPIGSFAYSHGLETAIEDNVVSDSATLTDWVGFIIEYGSGRNDSFFLRASHEGEDVNQLCVSLSAGSERQLESLELGRAFTTVINKSYGLSLPTGLAYPVAVGTASKQLGLDLSLTLQSYLQGFASNLISVGVRSIPIGQLSGQNCLVKMFPVIKRLGTQLAATSSFELGSCAFIGDLVSIQHEKSIPRLYRT; this is translated from the coding sequence ATGGAATTAAATAGTGATATCCAAATACTTCAAAACTGGTTCTCTCCTAGTTTTCCGATAGGGTCTTTTGCTTATTCCCATGGTCTTGAAACAGCAATTGAGGATAATGTTGTTTCTGACTCAGCCACTCTAACCGATTGGGTTGGTTTTATTATTGAATATGGCTCAGGCCGAAATGATAGTTTTTTTCTTAGGGCTTCCCACGAAGGAGAGGATGTCAATCAACTGTGTGTAAGCCTATCTGCAGGGAGCGAAAGACAATTGGAAAGCCTAGAACTAGGACGTGCTTTTACAACTGTTATAAATAAATCCTATGGGTTGTCACTTCCCACGGGATTAGCCTACCCCGTTGCTGTCGGGACCGCTTCCAAACAACTCGGCCTGGACCTTTCTCTTACCCTGCAAAGCTATCTCCAAGGCTTCGCCTCTAATTTAATTTCAGTTGGAGTTCGGTCAATTCCTATAGGCCAACTTTCTGGGCAAAATTGCTTGGTCAAAATGTTTCCTGTGATAAAAAGGCTCGGCACCCAACTTGCCGCAACCTCATCGTTTGAACTGGGTAGCTGTGCCTTTATTGGAGATCTCGTATCAATCCAGCACGAAAAATCTATTCCGAGGTTATACAGAACATGA
- the ureG gene encoding urease accessory protein UreG has protein sequence MTKTDLRYGPLRVGIGGPVGAGKTSLTEALCRLLAPSLSMAVITNDIYTKEDADYLVKVQALPSDRIYGVETGGCPHTAIREDASVNLAAIETLKKKFPDLELILLESGGDNLAATFSPELVDLTIYVIDVCMGADIPRKKGPALMRSDMLVVNKIELADYVNVDLDQMRHDTKTNRGDLPFIFGSMQKGIGVSALGAFLREQGGLAFIQ, from the coding sequence ATGACGAAGACTGACTTAAGATATGGACCATTGCGGGTCGGCATAGGTGGACCCGTTGGGGCAGGAAAGACCAGCCTAACTGAAGCACTATGTCGCCTTCTCGCTCCCAGCCTCTCTATGGCCGTTATTACGAACGACATCTACACTAAAGAAGATGCAGATTATTTGGTGAAGGTCCAAGCCTTGCCCTCAGACAGAATCTACGGCGTTGAAACAGGAGGATGTCCGCATACGGCCATTAGAGAAGATGCCTCGGTAAATCTTGCTGCAATAGAGACACTTAAGAAAAAATTCCCTGATCTTGAGCTTATTCTCCTTGAATCAGGGGGAGATAACTTAGCCGCAACCTTCAGTCCCGAACTTGTCGATTTAACCATTTACGTTATCGATGTTTGCATGGGCGCCGACATTCCCCGCAAAAAAGGTCCAGCCCTGATGCGGTCTGATATGCTAGTAGTGAACAAAATTGAGTTAGCTGATTATGTCAATGTAGACTTAGATCAGATGCGCCATGATACTAAGACTAACCGCGGTGATCTGCCATTCATTTTTGGCTCAATGCAGAAAGGTATAGGGGTGTCCGCACTTGGGGCCTTTCTAAGAGAACAGGGCGGGCTAGCTTTTATACAGTGA
- a CDS encoding urease accessory protein — protein SITDNWRIYRDDELIHAEALRIKEDVPSILHSAAGLGGARIVTTILYLGPKTEQLAERLGRTLNHHPSNLGISCWSGKLIVRLAAQDVSTGKKDIVALLWKLRQQNIPRVWQT, from the coding sequence AGTATAACGGATAATTGGCGTATATACCGAGACGACGAGCTGATACACGCAGAAGCACTGCGAATCAAGGAAGATGTGCCAAGCATTCTGCATTCCGCTGCAGGTTTAGGAGGGGCCCGAATAGTGACAACCATCCTATATTTAGGCCCCAAAACTGAGCAATTGGCAGAGCGACTTGGGCGCACATTAAACCATCATCCATCGAACTTAGGTATTTCCTGCTGGAGTGGTAAATTAATCGTGCGCCTTGCAGCCCAGGATGTTTCCACTGGTAAAAAGGATATCGTGGCGCTCTTATGGAAACTCCGCCAACAAAATATACCGCGCGTCTGGCAGACATAA
- a CDS encoding urease subunit beta produces the protein MIPGEILTSEGHLVLNYGRESVRVSVANTGDRPIQVGSHYHFYEANPKLKFDRKPTHGMRLDIAAGTAVRFEPGQVREIQLIPYSGARRIFGFNKEIMGEL, from the coding sequence ATGATTCCAGGTGAAATTTTAACTTCTGAAGGGCATCTAGTTCTAAATTACGGTAGAGAAAGTGTACGCGTTTCGGTTGCAAATACAGGAGACAGACCAATCCAAGTTGGCAGCCACTATCACTTTTATGAGGCCAATCCTAAGCTTAAATTCGACCGGAAGCCCACCCATGGAATGCGTTTAGATATAGCAGCAGGCACTGCCGTCCGCTTTGAGCCAGGACAGGTACGTGAAATTCAACTTATTCCCTACTCAGGTGCTAGGCGGATTTTTGGTTTTAATAAAGAAATAATGGGGGAACTATAA
- a CDS encoding urease accessory protein UreE: MHITHEIKENINTNIAVDTVTLDYEGRFLRRKKLTSDKGEDFLVELPETRSLNSNDGFVLDDGRIISINPATEPLTLIKHPNLTRIAWHIGNRHTPCQIDTTCLLVRKDHVLDDMLKKLGAELSTVHAPFIPEGGAYGHGRTHDHHG, from the coding sequence ATGCATATTACCCATGAAATCAAAGAGAATATTAACACTAATATCGCTGTGGACACGGTAACCCTAGACTATGAAGGACGTTTTTTGCGACGTAAAAAGTTAACAAGCGACAAGGGTGAAGATTTTTTAGTTGAGCTGCCTGAAACTCGGTCCTTAAATTCAAATGATGGATTTGTGCTAGATGATGGACGTATTATCTCCATTAATCCCGCAACCGAACCACTCACGCTAATAAAACACCCAAACCTTACCCGTATAGCCTGGCATATCGGGAACAGGCACACTCCCTGTCAGATAGATACCACCTGTCTGCTGGTCAGGAAAGATCACGTCCTTGACGATATGCTTAAGAAATTGGGTGCTGAGCTCTCTACTGTGCACGCCCCCTTCATCCCTGAAGGCGGTGCGTATGGGCACGGACGCACCCATGATCACCATGGGTGA
- the ureC gene encoding urease subunit alpha: protein MPVEISRKVYADMFGPTVGDHVRLADTELIIEVERDLTTYGDEVKFGGGKVIRDGMGQSQISSADRAVDTVITNALIVDVTGIYKADIGLKNGAIHGIGKAGNPDTQEGVNIIIGPGTEAIASEGHIVTTGGFDSHIHFICPQQIDEALHSGITTMLGGGTGPAHGSLATTCTPGPWHIGRMLEAADSFAMNLAFAGKGNASLPAALEEQIAAGACALKLHEDWGTTPAAIDNCLNVAEAMDVQVMIHTDTLNESGFVENTLAAVKGRTIHAFHTEGAGGGHAPDIIKVCGQSNVIPSSTNPTLPYTVNTLEEHLDMLMVCHHLDRSIPEDVAFAESRIRKETIAAEDILHDMGAFSIVASDSQAMGRVGEVITRTWQTAHKMKVQRGRLDEEQGDNDNQRVKRYIAKYTINPALCHGLSTHIGSIEVGKRADLVLWHPAFFGVKAEMVLLGGSIAVSQMGDPNASIPTPQPVYTRPMFASFGRSVEKSAVSFVSQAAQEMDIANSLNLAKQTLGVKGTRDISKLDMLMNNCTPEIEVDSETYEVHADGELLTCEPASELPMAQRYFLF, encoded by the coding sequence ATGCCCGTTGAAATTTCACGTAAAGTCTACGCTGATATGTTTGGCCCTACCGTGGGCGACCACGTTAGACTTGCTGATACAGAGTTGATTATCGAAGTTGAGAGGGATCTCACAACCTATGGTGATGAAGTTAAATTTGGTGGCGGTAAAGTCATACGTGACGGAATGGGACAATCACAAATTTCCAGTGCTGATAGGGCCGTTGATACCGTGATAACCAACGCCCTAATCGTTGACGTAACCGGAATTTATAAAGCTGACATTGGCCTCAAAAATGGTGCTATCCATGGGATCGGCAAAGCCGGTAATCCAGACACTCAAGAAGGGGTGAATATCATAATCGGTCCAGGCACGGAGGCCATAGCCAGCGAAGGGCATATTGTAACCACTGGAGGTTTTGACAGCCATATTCATTTTATCTGCCCTCAGCAAATTGATGAGGCACTTCACTCAGGCATTACAACAATGTTAGGGGGTGGGACGGGCCCCGCCCACGGGAGTTTAGCAACTACGTGCACCCCTGGTCCTTGGCATATAGGACGTATGCTGGAAGCGGCAGATAGTTTTGCCATGAATCTTGCCTTTGCAGGCAAAGGAAATGCATCACTCCCCGCTGCATTGGAAGAGCAAATAGCTGCAGGTGCCTGCGCACTTAAGTTGCACGAAGATTGGGGCACAACCCCGGCCGCAATCGACAATTGCCTGAATGTCGCAGAAGCCATGGATGTCCAAGTTATGATCCACACGGACACCCTAAACGAAAGTGGTTTTGTGGAAAACACTCTAGCCGCTGTCAAAGGTCGCACTATTCATGCATTTCACACTGAAGGTGCTGGAGGTGGACATGCACCTGACATCATAAAGGTCTGTGGCCAAAGCAACGTCATCCCCTCATCAACTAACCCCACACTTCCTTACACTGTAAATACACTTGAAGAACACCTAGACATGCTCATGGTCTGCCACCACCTGGACCGGTCTATCCCTGAAGACGTGGCTTTCGCAGAAAGCCGCATTAGAAAGGAGACTATTGCAGCAGAAGATATCTTACATGATATGGGTGCCTTCTCCATCGTTGCCTCAGACAGTCAAGCAATGGGCCGAGTTGGAGAGGTAATTACTCGTACTTGGCAGACAGCACATAAAATGAAAGTTCAGCGCGGACGTCTTGATGAAGAACAGGGAGATAACGACAACCAGAGGGTCAAACGTTACATCGCTAAGTACACTATTAACCCTGCACTCTGCCATGGTTTGTCGACCCATATAGGTTCAATTGAGGTGGGGAAACGAGCTGACTTAGTGCTTTGGCATCCGGCGTTCTTCGGTGTAAAAGCGGAAATGGTACTACTAGGCGGCAGCATTGCTGTCTCACAAATGGGTGACCCCAACGCCTCTATTCCGACGCCTCAACCCGTCTACACCCGCCCAATGTTTGCCTCATTTGGACGATCTGTTGAGAAGTCCGCCGTAAGCTTTGTCAGCCAAGCCGCTCAGGAAATGGATATAGCCAATTCGCTTAACCTAGCAAAACAAACTTTAGGAGTTAAAGGTACCCGCGATATCTCCAAACTAGATATGCTAATGAATAATTGCACTCCTGAAATAGAGGTAGATTCCGAAACCTACGAGGTACATGCCGATGGGGAGCTTCTAACCTGTGAGCCTGCAAGTGAACTACCCATGGCCCAACGTTATTTTCTTTTCTAA
- a CDS encoding urease subunit gamma: protein MKLTPREKDKLMISLAAMVARDRKARGIKLNYPETIALITDFVVEGAREGKTVADLMEAGAHVVTQIDCMEGVPEMINDVQVEATFPDGTKLVTVHYPIR, encoded by the coding sequence ATGAAACTCACACCGAGAGAAAAAGATAAATTAATGATTTCGCTGGCTGCCATGGTAGCACGTGACAGAAAAGCACGCGGCATCAAACTAAACTACCCCGAGACAATTGCTTTGATAACTGATTTCGTAGTTGAAGGCGCAAGAGAAGGAAAAACTGTCGCAGACCTTATGGAAGCCGGAGCACATGTTGTCACACAAATCGACTGCATGGAGGGGGTTCCTGAAATGATTAACGACGTACAGGTTGAAGCCACTTTTCCGGATGGAACAAAACTAGTTACAGTCCACTATCCCATTCGCTAG